One Nitrosopumilus piranensis genomic region harbors:
- the rimI gene encoding ribosomal protein S18-alanine N-acetyltransferase, whose protein sequence is MQVILRQLGDCNIRRAEPSDLIPVMEINLKTLPEHYSDYFYESLLAELPEAFIVAEIGGKHVGYIMCKTEYGFSNFKKLGFVKKGHVVSIAVLDEYRKRGIGNALVEESVKGVKSRKCDEFYLEVRCSNNEAVRLYEKLGFVIRQQLNAYYRDGEDAYLMAIELD, encoded by the coding sequence ATGCAAGTAATTCTAAGACAATTAGGTGATTGTAATATTAGACGTGCTGAGCCAAGTGATCTCATTCCTGTGATGGAAATTAATTTGAAAACACTTCCTGAGCATTACTCTGATTATTTCTATGAAAGCCTACTTGCGGAACTTCCAGAGGCATTTATTGTGGCTGAGATTGGTGGAAAGCACGTTGGGTACATAATGTGTAAAACTGAGTATGGTTTTTCAAATTTTAAGAAACTGGGTTTTGTCAAGAAAGGTCATGTCGTATCGATTGCAGTTCTTGATGAATATAGGAAGAGGGGAATTGGAAATGCACTGGTTGAAGAATCTGTAAAAGGCGTAAAATCTAGAAAGTGTGATGAGTTCTATCTAGAAGTGAGGTGTAGTAATAATGAAGCTGTTAGATTGTATGAAAAACTTGGATTTGTAATTAGACAGCAACTTAACGCCTACTATCGTGATGGTGAAGATGCGTATCTTATGGCAATTGAGCTAGATTAG
- a CDS encoding class I SAM-dependent methyltransferase has product MLKKSLESILSPKESEELISAFDQIGDIIIVRIPESLLSKKKIIGETLLDDVKIARSVFCQASAVEGDFRTRNLEIIAGEDNTETEYREFGCKFIVDVENAFFSPRLSTERDRIANMIQDGEIMTNMFAGVGMFSIIAAKKKKCTVYSLDINPIASKLCEKNIKLNKLAGQVISINGDATQIINEQLVDKSDRTLMLLPERSDEFLESAIRTTKNKGIIHYYSHIHADKKSDAGKLSEEHYLQVTPVKSEILGSKIVRPVGPRYYQTVVDVKIFK; this is encoded by the coding sequence ATGCTAAAAAAATCACTTGAAAGTATACTGTCACCAAAAGAGAGTGAAGAATTAATTTCAGCATTTGATCAAATTGGAGACATCATTATTGTGAGAATACCAGAATCTCTTCTATCAAAAAAGAAAATTATCGGAGAGACATTATTGGATGATGTAAAAATTGCTAGAAGTGTATTTTGCCAGGCCTCTGCAGTAGAAGGAGATTTTCGTACGCGTAATCTTGAGATCATAGCAGGAGAAGACAATACAGAGACAGAGTACAGAGAATTTGGATGTAAATTCATAGTAGATGTTGAAAATGCATTTTTTTCACCTAGGTTATCTACTGAAAGAGATAGAATAGCAAATATGATTCAAGATGGAGAAATAATGACAAACATGTTTGCAGGAGTGGGGATGTTTTCAATTATTGCTGCAAAAAAGAAAAAATGTACAGTCTATAGTTTAGACATCAACCCAATTGCATCAAAGTTATGTGAGAAAAACATTAAGCTAAACAAACTTGCAGGGCAAGTTATTTCAATAAATGGGGACGCAACTCAAATTATCAATGAACAACTTGTAGACAAGTCAGATAGAACTCTAATGTTACTACCAGAAAGATCAGATGAGTTTTTAGAATCTGCAATAAGGACAACCAAAAACAAAGGAATTATTCACTATTATTCACACATACATGCAGATAAAAAATCAGATGCAGGTAAACTATCTGAAGAGCATTATCTTCAAGTTACACCAGTTAAATCAGAGATATTGGGATCAAAAATTGTTAGACCAGTAGGTCCTAGATATTATCAAACTGTTGTAGATGTAAAAATTTTCAAATGA
- a CDS encoding ribosome biogenesis/translation initiation ATPase RLI yields MTHRVGVLDHELCQPKKCGLECIKYCPVNKSGADCIVLNEESKKAQIDEDICNGCGICVKVCPFDAITIVNLASELATDKIHQYGPNSFRLFKLPTPKKGEVVGLLGRNGMGKSTVVNILSGNLKPNLGRYENPPEWDEILKYYSGTELKQHFEKIEQNQIRASIKPQQVHHIAQAFEGTGNELIEKYDERGVSRHLIKELGLENSMDHSLKELSGGELQRIAVAAAASKDTEFYFFDEPSSYNDVFQRTGVARVIQGLAKIGKSVMVVEHDLTLLDFLSDYIEVLYGEPAAYGIVSNILSTKVGINVFLDGYLPNENVRFRDKKFSFDVSSSSTDEFQEGSEVVTYPKLEKKYPSFSVTIEPGQVRKGEVLGIMGANALGKTTMMKMIAGVEKPDSGSIDKKIKIAYKPQYLQNDIDVEVVSVLDKANGDQVEGSLEEEQILDPLKIKKLYNKSVKNLSGGELQKVAVASCLLQKVDLYALDEPSAFLDVEDRIAVAKFLQKFVRSFGKSAIVIDHDLQLMDLISDSMVIFEGESGAAGVATSPLPKADAMNRFLKSLDMSFRRDEKSLRPRVNKLESRLDKDQKSSGNFYYKN; encoded by the coding sequence ATGACACATAGGGTAGGTGTTCTAGATCATGAGCTTTGTCAGCCTAAAAAATGTGGTTTAGAGTGCATAAAATATTGTCCAGTAAACAAATCAGGGGCAGATTGTATTGTTCTAAATGAAGAATCAAAAAAGGCCCAGATTGATGAAGATATTTGTAATGGTTGTGGAATATGTGTCAAAGTATGCCCATTTGATGCAATAACAATTGTGAATTTGGCAAGTGAGTTAGCTACTGATAAAATTCATCAATATGGTCCCAACTCATTTAGGCTATTCAAATTACCAACACCAAAGAAAGGAGAGGTAGTCGGACTACTTGGAAGAAATGGGATGGGTAAAAGTACAGTTGTTAACATTTTATCAGGAAACCTAAAACCAAATCTAGGAAGATATGAAAACCCACCGGAATGGGATGAAATTTTAAAATATTATAGTGGAACAGAACTTAAACAGCATTTTGAAAAAATTGAACAAAACCAAATTCGTGCATCAATAAAACCTCAACAAGTTCATCACATTGCACAAGCATTTGAAGGAACAGGAAATGAACTAATTGAAAAATATGATGAGCGAGGTGTTTCTAGACATCTAATCAAAGAATTAGGATTGGAAAATTCTATGGATCATAGTCTAAAAGAATTAAGTGGAGGAGAATTACAACGAATTGCAGTAGCTGCTGCTGCATCAAAAGATACTGAATTCTATTTTTTTGATGAGCCGTCATCATACAATGATGTTTTTCAAAGAACAGGAGTTGCACGTGTAATTCAAGGTTTAGCTAAAATTGGAAAAAGCGTCATGGTAGTAGAGCATGATCTTACTTTACTAGATTTTCTTAGTGATTATATCGAAGTGTTATATGGAGAACCAGCCGCATATGGAATTGTTTCAAATATTCTATCTACCAAAGTTGGAATTAATGTATTTCTTGACGGATATCTGCCAAATGAGAATGTTAGATTCAGAGATAAGAAATTTTCATTTGATGTTTCATCATCATCTACAGATGAATTTCAAGAAGGTAGTGAAGTTGTCACATATCCAAAACTAGAAAAAAAATATCCATCATTTTCAGTTACAATTGAGCCTGGGCAAGTTAGAAAAGGTGAGGTATTAGGCATAATGGGAGCTAATGCCTTAGGGAAAACAACTATGATGAAAATGATTGCAGGTGTTGAAAAACCAGATTCCGGAAGTATTGATAAAAAAATCAAGATTGCATACAAACCACAATATCTTCAAAATGACATAGATGTTGAAGTAGTATCAGTATTAGATAAGGCAAATGGAGATCAGGTAGAAGGTAGTCTTGAAGAAGAACAGATTCTTGATCCATTAAAAATAAAAAAATTATACAATAAATCAGTCAAGAATCTTTCAGGAGGAGAATTACAAAAAGTTGCAGTTGCCTCATGTTTATTGCAAAAAGTAGATTTGTATGCATTAGATGAGCCTTCAGCATTTTTAGATGTAGAAGATAGAATAGCAGTTGCAAAATTCTTGCAGAAATTTGTTCGCTCTTTTGGAAAATCAGCAATAGTTATTGATCATGATTTACAATTAATGGATTTAATTTCAGATTCAATGGTAATTTTTGAAGGAGAATCAGGTGCGGCAGGTGTAGCTACATCTCCGTTACCAAAAGCAGATGCAATGAATAGATTCCTCAAATCACTTGATATGTCATTTAGACGTGATGAGAAAAGTCTCAGACCTAGAGTGAATAAACTTGAAAGTAGATTAGATAAGGATCAAAAATCATCAGGTAATTTCTATTACAAGAATTGA
- a CDS encoding site-2 protease family protein produces the protein MDDPSQEEIISIVNSIFKVSDFTKSEFALEFRIDDNDFTEKFENLARRLEDMSYFCKLEEVNGEKYVIIQKFTMKKQRILGNPWTPRILFAIVVGFVMFDGYHKTSVANSIIDIGDPLETAAWYTLALLGILGVHELGHIFAARWHKLKTTWPFFIPGLPVIGIPTFGAFIQSKGVTINRRILFDIAIAGPVAGLVIAIIVSVYAAYTAPVLENIIDGNISDDSRLSEWSLGEPLLMTASLAMFGKGEIHGNTPYLTPFLFASWVGFLVTFLNLLPAWQLDGGHMARTFLSPKFHKIATFGSIGILFLLGYEVMAIFILFMSFTRPSATPLDEITPLSRNRKLAYLGIIGLAVLCAPLPSDFLPSFLS, from the coding sequence ATGGATGACCCATCTCAAGAAGAAATTATTTCGATAGTAAACTCTATTTTTAAGGTAAGTGATTTTACAAAATCTGAATTTGCTTTAGAATTTAGAATAGATGATAATGATTTTACAGAAAAATTTGAAAATTTGGCTAGAAGACTAGAAGACATGAGTTATTTTTGCAAATTAGAAGAAGTTAATGGAGAAAAGTATGTCATTATCCAAAAATTTACTATGAAAAAGCAAAGGATTTTGGGCAATCCATGGACCCCCAGGATTTTGTTTGCAATTGTAGTAGGATTCGTTATGTTTGATGGGTATCACAAAACATCAGTTGCAAATTCAATTATAGATATCGGAGATCCATTAGAAACAGCAGCATGGTATACACTAGCATTATTAGGAATTTTAGGAGTTCATGAACTTGGTCATATTTTTGCTGCCAGATGGCATAAATTGAAAACAACATGGCCATTTTTCATTCCAGGTTTACCGGTAATAGGCATTCCAACATTTGGCGCATTCATCCAATCAAAAGGAGTTACTATCAACAGAAGAATATTGTTTGATATAGCGATTGCCGGACCAGTCGCAGGTCTAGTTATTGCAATTATTGTTTCAGTTTATGCTGCATATACAGCACCAGTTTTAGAAAATATAATTGATGGTAATATTTCTGATGATTCAAGATTAAGTGAATGGAGTTTGGGAGAACCCCTCTTAATGACAGCTAGTTTGGCCATGTTTGGTAAGGGTGAAATTCACGGTAACACTCCTTACTTGACGCCGTTTTTGTTTGCGTCATGGGTAGGTTTCTTGGTGACATTTTTGAATTTGCTACCAGCATGGCAGCTTGATGGAGGACACATGGCAAGAACATTTCTTAGTCCCAAATTCCACAAAATTGCAACTTTTGGAAGTATAGGGATCTTGTTTTTGCTAGGTTATGAAGTAATGGCAATTTTTATTTTGTTTATGAGTTTTACACGTCCTAGTGCGACCCCACTTGATGAGATCACACCGCTTTCAAGAAATAGAAAACTTGCTTATTTGGGAATAATTGGATTAGCAGTTTTATGTGCGCCATTGCCATCAGATTTTTTGCCTAGTTTCTTATCTTAG
- a CDS encoding transcriptional regulator, translating into MDKRKGMGVTIFLLCIGGFFLYAYLLMLSEWSPIVLQLSVLMIAGGILGVVAWIGYVMATTKPSSASITSDD; encoded by the coding sequence ATGGACAAACGTAAAGGAATGGGTGTTACCATATTTCTTCTTTGTATTGGTGGGTTTTTTCTTTATGCTTATTTGTTAATGCTATCTGAATGGAGTCCTATTGTTTTGCAATTATCTGTATTGATGATTGCAGGAGGAATTCTTGGAGTTGTTGCATGGATAGGATATGTTATGGCAACAACAAAACCTTCATCTGCATCAATTACTTCGGACGATTAA